The stretch of DNA TCTCGCACAATGCACGGCTGACGGTGTTGCTCCTCAACCTAAACGCCAGCCGCCTGATGGTGCGCAACTGCTCGCTGGACCGCGTCAATCTATACGGATCGGTGACAGAGGTCGACCTCAGCGATAACCGGGTGCAGGAGCTGTACTTCCCCGCCTCGGAGACCCTCGAGTGTCTCGTGCTGCGCAACAATTCGCTCATCCAGATGGCCTCTCTGACGCGTGTTCCACGCCTGCGGCACTTGGATGTAGCTGATAATCCAGAGCTGGCCCCCTTGCCCGTGGGCTGGCAGACGCCCGAGCTGGAGCATCTCGACTTGCGGAGCACGGGACAACAGGAACTGCCAGTGGAGGCACTGCAGGGGATGCCACGGCTCCGAAGGCTGGATATTTCAGGCAACAATCTCACGGATATCGATCCCACGACATTCCCACTGCTCTCCAAACTGACGAACTTTTATCTACATGCCAATAACTGGAACTGCTTCAACCTGCGAACCATCATGGACATGCTCATCCGCCCCAATGGCATCACCTACACGGTGGACACTGTGGACCCTGATTTCCCTGGGGAGTACATCCATGGAATCGCCTGCATGTATCGCCAGCCAGAGAGGGAGGCTCTGGGAGGTTCTACCGAAATAGATTCGGGATATTCCGCCAGTGTGGAGTCCACGCAACTGATCAACGAAGAGCTCTCAGAGGTTGAAAAACTCCGAAATGAACTCAAGTCTGTGGTGCAGCATTTTGAGGCCAAATTCGACATAATTATGAACGCATTGGAACAGCTGAACGATCGCATGTCCTCCATTGAGAAGCTAAATCACACTATCTGGAATCAGGTCACACTTTCTGTTTAATTATTGTTCGCGATCTCCAATCTCCAATCTACATTTTGTATTGTTTGACTAATAAATGTTCTTATCGATTTATTTTGACCTCAATTTCCGATTCGTGGGGTATCGGGATAGCAAATGTAGATACAGAGTGT from Drosophila subobscura isolate 14011-0131.10 chromosome O, UCBerk_Dsub_1.0, whole genome shotgun sequence encodes:
- the LOC117898837 gene encoding insulin-like growth factor-binding protein complex acid labile subunit, yielding MYVRNCRVVWCLSLVSVVLLVASVEIKPDLVRVESLLGHCHVAAEQTRCSGFNFESEGERASFDLQTEVRITPDGSTYEVVADDQPSGALIFENCTFVHFPARLLYSLEVTELDMRSCGIRHMRWDSFAVGAEKLAIVLLADNLLGELEDKNFIGAGNLQFLFLNRNKIRNLETDTFDGLQRLQYLDISENQLEELPPRIFDDLESLQTVILAHNLLTTIAGDLFAYNPHLHSVSLHTNRLEDLEEHAFRVGKQHRLHSLDLSHNARLTVLLLNLNASRLMVRNCSLDRVNLYGSVTEVDLSDNRVQELYFPASETLECLVLRNNSLIQMASLTRVPRLRHLDVADNPELAPLPVGWQTPELEHLDLRSTGQQELPVEALQGMPRLRRLDISGNNLTDIDPTTFPLLSKLTNFYLHANNWNCFNLRTIMDMLIRPNGITYTVDTVDPDFPGEYIHGIACMYRQPEREALGGSTEIDSGYSASVESTQLINEELSEVEKLRNELKSVVQHFEAKFDIIMNALEQLNDRMSSIEKLNHTIWNQVTLSV